ATTCAATCCCTGTTATTATCGATGAGAAAAATGAAACGAATGGAGGATGGTTCGGAAGAACATATGGTGATGCGCCTGATGTGGATAGTAAAGTGATTATTGAAGAAAATCATTTGAAAATTGGTGACATTAAAAATATGATAATTACAGGTACCTCAGGATATGATTTGATAGGAACACGGATAAAAAAGAGAAAAGAGGACTAAATGAACTCATTTGATTTCTCACGATGTGCGGCATTCAATCTACCGAACCGGTTAACCCTCATGCGGCTTTTGCTGGCGATAGTGTTTTTCATCTTCTTATCGTACCGTTACTATAATATTGCCCTTGTTTCCTATCTGTTCGCATGGCTAACCGACTGGTTAGATGGCTACCTGGCGCGCAAAAAAGGCCTCCTGACAGATTTCGGACGCATCGCCGACCCGTTTGTAGATAAAATCATTGTCTGTGGCGGATTTATATTACTCATACAGCATGCCCACGATATCATACCTCCCTGGATGGTTGTCGTTATTGTAGCCAGAGAGTTTCTTGTCAACAGCCTGAGAAGTTATTCGGAATCAAAGGGGATTGAATTTGGAGCAACGATATGGGGCAAGGCAAAGATGTTTACTCAGTCTTTTACCATTAGCCTCATTTTGCTGTTCTTTGCTTATTTCGAGCATTTTATGGCTGTTAAACAGGGAATTATCGTCATGCTTTGGCTTACGGTAATCATCACTCTGGTTTCCGGCATTAAATACATGGTCAAAGCCGGCCCG
The genomic region above belongs to Candidatus Jettenia caeni and contains:
- a CDS encoding CDP-diacylglycerol/glycerol-3-phosphate3-phosphatidyltransferase yields the protein MNSFDFSRCAAFNLPNRLTLMRLLLAIVFFIFLSYRYYNIALVSYLFAWLTDWLDGYLARKKGLLTDFGRIADPFVDKIIVCGGFILLIQHAHDIIPPWMVVVIVAREFLVNSLRSYSESKGIEFGATIWGKAKMFTQSFTISLILLFFAYFEHFMAVKQGIIVMLWLTVIITLVSGIKYMVKAGPAILMK